In Bradyrhizobium paxllaeri, the genomic stretch AAGACCGTTTTCCCCTACTGAATGACTGTTCCGGAACCCCCGCCTTGGCATGTCGGGCGGCTGCGGATATACGCTGGCGGCCATGAATCAAGCCATCAAACCGGCCCCCGAATCGCCGCTGCAGGCCGGTTTGCCTGAGCTTTCGGTCGTTGTTCCGACCTTCAACGAACGCGACAATGTCACCGTGCTGTACCGGCGGCTGGAAGCCACGCTGGCCGGCATTGCCTGGGAAGTCGTCTTTGTCGACGACAATTCCCCTGACGGGACCTGGGAGGTAGTGCGGGGGCTGGCGCGGAAGGATTCCCGCGTGCGCTGCATCCGCCGGATCGGGCGGCGCGGACTGTCGGGGGCCTGCATCGAGGGCATTTTGGCCTCGAGCGCACCCTATGCGGCGGTGATCGATGCCGACCTGCAGCACGACGAAACGCAGCTGCCGAAGATGGTTGCGCTCTTGCGGAGCGGCGAGGCGGAACTCGTGGTCGGCAGCCGCTATATCGAGGGCGGCAGCGCCGACAGTTTCAACACGAAGCGGGCAGGGGCCAGCCAGCTTGCGACCGAGGTCGCCAAGCGCACGCTGAAGGTCGAGGTTGCCGATCCCATGAGCGGCTTCTTCATGATCCGCCGCGACCGCTTCGAACAACTGGCGCCGCAGCTCTCGACCCAGGGCTTCAAGATCCTGCTCGACATCGTCGCGACCGCGCAAGGCAAGCTGCGCACGATCGAAATTCCCTACACATTCGGTTCGCGCCAGCACGGCGAGAGCAAGCTCGATTCCATGGTGGCGCTGGATTTCCTCGGTCTGGTGCTGGCGAAGCTGACCCATGACGTGGTGTCACTGCGCTTCATCCTGTTCGCGATGGTCGGAGGCACCGGCCTTGTCGTGCATCTGGCGGCGCTGTTTATCGCGCATGAGATCTTCAGGGAGCCTTTCGCAGAGGCGCAGGCCGCCGGCGCGCTGGTCGCCATGACCAGCAATTTCATCCTGAACAATTTCTTCACCTATCGCGATCAGCGGCTGAAGGGATTTGCCATCCTGCGCGGCCTGTTGCTGTTCTATCTCGTCTGCGGCGTCGGACTGCTCGCCAATGTCGGCGTCGCGTTCGCGGTCTTCGACCAGGAACCGATCTGGTGGCTTGCGGGACTTGCCGGCGCGCTGATGGGCGTGGTCTGGAATTACGCCATGTCCGGACTGTTCGTCTGGCGCAAGCGATGATCGCTAGCGTTTTCGGGCGAAGCGGATACCCGGTTCGCGTGAAGGATGATGAGATGACGCGGTCGCGTCACACGCCGCCGTCGTCGCCCGGCTTGACTGGGCGATCCAGTACGCCGCGGCCTTTCGGTCTGATCGCAGGCTTACCGGCGTACTGGATCCCCGCATTCGCGGGGATGACGGGTAGTGGCCGGGACAAACTGAAGCCCGGTCCTGATGCAATCAGGACCGATAGGGCTCCAAGATGACCGCGAACGAGGCGCGGGTTGCCCTCAACACCGGCCTTGCGATCCTGGCGCTGGTGGCATTGCGCCTGATCGCGGCGGCGTTCACGCCGATCACCTTCGACGAAGCCTATTACTGGATGTGGTCGAAGCATCTCGCCGGCGGCTATTACGATCATCCGCCGATGGCCGCCGTAGTGATCCGGCTCGGCACCCTGATCGCAGGCGATACCGAGTTCGGCGTGCGGCTGGTCTCGATCCTGCTGGCGCTGCCGATGAGCTGGGCGATCTACCAGGCCGCCGCCATCCTGTTCGGCAGCCGGCGCGTCGCGGCCTCGTCGGCGATCCTTCTCAACATCACGCTGATGGCCGCGGTCGGCACCATGATCGTGACGCCGGACGCGCCGCTGCTGGTGGCTTCCAGTTTCCTGCTGTTTGCGCTCGCCAAGGTGCTGCAGACCGGCCGCGGCGTGTGGTGGCTGGCGGTCGGCGCCGCCGCCGGTTGCGCACTGCTGTCGAAATACACCGCGCTGTTCTTCGGACCGGCGATCCTGATCTGGCTGATCGCCGTTCCCAAATTGCGGCACTGGCTGATCTCGCCCTGGCTTTACCTCGGCGGGCTCGTAGCGCTGCTGCTGTTTGCGCCGGTCATTCTCTGGAACGCCGAGCACCACTGGGTGTCCTTCATCAAGCAGATGGGGCGGGCGAGGATCGAGGATTTCCGCCCGGTCTACATCGCCGAACTGATCCCGACGCAAATCGCGTTCGCGACGCCGCTGGTGTGGATGCTCGGCGCGATGGGCCTCTACGCGCTGCTCCGCCGTCGGGCCGGCGCGCTGCCGGCGCGCGCGCTGGTCAATACGATGTTCTGGATCATCGTCGCCTATTTCGTCTGGCATTCGCTGCATGCGCGCGTCGAGGCCAACTGGTTTGCGCCGGTCTATCCGGCATTTGCCGTCGCCGCAGCGGTTGCCGCACATCTGGTCGAATGGCAGCCGCGCTGGCAGCGCCTGGTCGATTTCTGCCGCCGCTGGGCGGTGCCGGGTGGCGTCCTGATGTTCGTGCTATTGGTGGTGCAGGCCGACACCGGCCTTCTGTCGGGCTATCGTCGCGATGCCACCGTGCGCAGCGTCGGCATCGGCTGGCGCGAGACGGCCGATGCCATCGAGGCGGTGAGGGCGCGAACGGGAGCCACATGCGTGCTGGCGTCGGATTACGGTACCACCGGCTGGCTTGCCTTCCATCTGCCGAGGGGAACTTGCGTCGCGCAGCAGAACCAGCGCATCCGCTGGGTCAACATGCCCGAGCCCGATGCGGCACAGCTCGCCGGCCCGCTGCTCTTTGTCCGCGAGATCTGGCCGGGGGATCCGCCGCTAACGGACAAGTTCGCCAGCGTCGAGAAGGTGGGCGAGGTCGGGCGCAAGCG encodes the following:
- a CDS encoding glycosyltransferase family 39 protein, which codes for MTANEARVALNTGLAILALVALRLIAAAFTPITFDEAYYWMWSKHLAGGYYDHPPMAAVVIRLGTLIAGDTEFGVRLVSILLALPMSWAIYQAAAILFGSRRVAASSAILLNITLMAAVGTMIVTPDAPLLVASSFLLFALAKVLQTGRGVWWLAVGAAAGCALLSKYTALFFGPAILIWLIAVPKLRHWLISPWLYLGGLVALLLFAPVILWNAEHHWVSFIKQMGRARIEDFRPVYIAELIPTQIAFATPLVWMLGAMGLYALLRRRAGALPARALVNTMFWIIVAYFVWHSLHARVEANWFAPVYPAFAVAAAVAAHLVEWQPRWQRLVDFCRRWAVPGGVLMFVLLVVQADTGLLSGYRRDATVRSVGIGWRETADAIEAVRARTGATCVLASDYGTTGWLAFHLPRGTCVAQQNQRIRWVNMPEPDAAQLAGPLLFVREIWPGDPPLTDKFASVEKVGEVGRKRGPLLIETYALHLLRGPKGEVFDRTPPPELQ
- a CDS encoding glycosyltransferase — encoded protein: MNQAIKPAPESPLQAGLPELSVVVPTFNERDNVTVLYRRLEATLAGIAWEVVFVDDNSPDGTWEVVRGLARKDSRVRCIRRIGRRGLSGACIEGILASSAPYAAVIDADLQHDETQLPKMVALLRSGEAELVVGSRYIEGGSADSFNTKRAGASQLATEVAKRTLKVEVADPMSGFFMIRRDRFEQLAPQLSTQGFKILLDIVATAQGKLRTIEIPYTFGSRQHGESKLDSMVALDFLGLVLAKLTHDVVSLRFILFAMVGGTGLVVHLAALFIAHEIFREPFAEAQAAGALVAMTSNFILNNFFTYRDQRLKGFAILRGLLLFYLVCGVGLLANVGVAFAVFDQEPIWWLAGLAGALMGVVWNYAMSGLFVWRKR